Part of the Phycisphaerales bacterium genome, GCCGGCTTGAGCCGCAAGGCGCACATCGGCATCGCGTTCCTCGGTGGCGGCAGCGGCGGACACATCTACCCCTCGCTCGCCGTCGCCGACGCCATCGCCGGCCTCGTGCCCGACGCCCGCGCCGTCTTCCTCACCGGCGATCGACCCGCCGACGAACAGGCGCTCGCCAACGAGCTCGCCTTCGACGAGCCCGCCCGCCGCATCGCCCTGCACGCGCGCCCACCGTCGGCTCGCCCCATCGCCATGCTGCGATGCGTCCGCGCCTGGGGCCAGGCCGTTCGCGACGCTCGCGAAGCCCTGCGGGATCTCAAGGACGCCAGCGAGCGCGTCGTCGCGATGTCGACCGGCGGCTACGTCTCGGCCCCCGCCGCCATGGCCGCGCGCGCCGAACGCGTCCCGCTCGTGCTCGTGAGCCTGGACGCCCGCATAGGCAAGGCCAACCGCTTCGTCGGCCGGCTCGCCGCCCACACCCTCGTCGGCCAGGACCATGCGCCGAGCGGCTGGCGTGCCGTCGGCACCATCATCGGCACGCGCGCCATCGCGCCGGGCCCCAAGGCCGACTGCCGCCGCGTGCTGGGCCTCGAGGCTGATCAGCCGACCCTGCTCGTCATGGGCGGCAGCCAGGGCGCCACGTCGATCAACGCGCTCGTGCAAGCGCTCTGCACGAGGGAAGCCGAATCGCTGCGCGCGTGGCAGGCCATCCACTTGGCCGGCTCGCAGTCGGCCGCCAGCGATCTCCAGGCCGCCTACGACGACGCCGGCGTCGCCGCCCGCGTGCTCGAGCGCTTGAGCCCGATGGGCCCCGCGTGGGGCGCCGCAGACCTGGCGCTCTGCCGCGGCGGCGCGGGCTCGGTGGCCGAGGCCCACGCCAACGCCGTACCGGCCGTGTTCCTGCCCTACCCCTACCACCGAGACCAGCACCAGGCGGCCAACGCGCAACCGCTCGTCGATGCGGGCGGCGCGGTCGTGCTCGAAGACCGCATCTCGCCCGAGGCCAACTTCACTGCAGTCGCGCCGACGCTGCTCGACCTCATGGCCTCGGCGGACAAGCGACAGGCCATGGCCGACGCCCTGCGACGCGCCCCGCGGCAAGACGGCGCCGCGGAGTGCGCGCGCATCGTCGTCGACGCAGCCGTTCCTTGCTGATTGCCTCGACTTCCCACGGGCCGGGCGGCGATCTCTGGTATACTTGCGTCGATGGGGCAGAACGGTCATCACCACGCCCGCCACGCCGCCGCGAGTACGACGTGCTGCGTGCTCTGGACGCCCGCAGGAACCGACCCGCCCGCCGAGCTACTCGCCTCGCTCGAGCGGCGGTCGCTGTCTTGGGTCGGTGTGCAGGACGGCTACTCCGCCATGGCCGAAATCCTGATGCGTCGCCGCTCGGGCGAGAGCCCCAAATCGGCCGTGCTCGTCCTGGTGCATCCGACGAAGCTCGACTTATCGGGCCTGGTCGTCGATGCCCTCGGACGCTTCGCCGGCCCCGTCGCGGTGTGGAGGTTCGATCCTGACGCCCAGCCCGTGCTCGCCGCCGCCGAGCGCCACGAACTAGCCACCGTCTTCGTGCGAACACAAGAAGGGGAGCCCCGCCGGGCCGACCAGTCTCAAGACCGACCGCCGCCGTCGTCTCCGGCCGCCTCGAGCGACGAGGGCGAACGCCGCCAGGTCGAGCCCGAGGACGAAGAGCCGACGGCGTCGTCGCTGCTCAGCGACGAGGAACTCAGCATGCTGCTGGCCGATCGGCCGGGGCACTAGGGCATGGCGCTCGGCGGACGCCAGATGGGAGCACTCGTGGCCTCCGACGGAGCAACGCAATCCGGCGCGACGACCAACGGCCCGAGGCAGGCCCAGGGGCCGGCCCGCATCGTGCTCGTCGGCCGCACGGGCCTCGACGGCGTGCTGGCCGCTCCGGCGAGCACCGAGATGGTCCGCGTCCGCAGCGGCATGGACGCGCTGGGCGAGGTCTCGGCCTGGAGCCGACAGACGCGCGAGCACGGCGGCGAGCAGGTCGTCGTCCTGGGTGAGGCCATCGACGCTGACCCGACCTTGCTGCGTGCCCGTAAGCTCGTCGACGCCCTGCGACGGCTCGACCCGGGCGTCCGCGTGCTGGCCGTAGGCCGGCCGCTCGAGAGCGACCAGGCGAGCCGCGACGACGCGTTCGACGGCTGGCTCGACATCGACGACCCCGTCTTCTCGTCGCGTGTGCTCCTGCACGGCCGGCGGGCGGCGCGCTCGACGCCGACGCCGACGCCGACGCCGAAGCGTCCGGTCGAGGTCTCGGCGCCGCCGAAACCGACCGCCCCGCCGCCACCCGCCGACGATCGCCGCTTGGTCGAGATGCTCCTGGCCGGCGAGTCGATCGAGGCCGCCGCGGTCGACCTTGCCTCCCGCCGCGCGGGCGCACCGCTGTCCCTGCGCGATGCCTCTGAGGCAACGGACGATGCGAGCTGCGCGCGCATCCCCGGTGTTGCCGATCGCGTGCTCGTCGGCCCGCGCGCCGCGCACGAGCGACTGGCCGATGCCGCCGAATGGCTCGGCGGATGGCTCCGGCTCGAGGCCCGCCATCGCGCCCTGGAGAACGAGGCCAATACCGATCCACTCACCGGTGCCTGGAACCGCCGCCACTTCGAGCGCGCGCTGACCGACGCCATCGACGCGGCCGGCGAGGCACGCCGCGACCTGTCGGTGCTCGTCTTCGACATCGACGACTTCAAGCGCTTCAACGACGAGCACGGCCACGAGGCCGGCGACGAGATCTTGCGTGAGGTCGTCAACCTGCTGCAGAGCGTGATCCGCCCTACCGACAAGGTCTGCCGCATCGGCGGCGACGAGTTCGCCGTCATCTTCGACGACCCCGCCGGCAAGCGCGAGCCCACCAGCCGCCACCCGCGCTCGGTCGTTGGCCTCGCGAAGCGCTTCCAGAAGCAGGTCGCCGCCAAGCGATTCCCGAAGCTGGGCGACGACGCGCCGGGTCGCCTGACGATCTCGGGCGGGCTGGCAACGTTCCCCTGGGACGGCCTGGACGTCGCCTCGCTCGTACGCGCCGCCGACCAGCGAGCCCTCGAGGGCAAGCACCAAGGCAAGAACGCCATCGAGCTGGGGCCGGCGTCCGACGCCGAAGGCTGACCCGTCTCAGGCCTTGCCGACGCCGATGCGTAGCAGCCGCGTGCCGCCCAGCGGCGCTGCGGGATCACACACGAACGACACGCGGTCGGCGCATGCGGCCGGCACGACGATCGTGTGCCCGGCGTGCACGGGCAGCGCTGCGTCGTCGTCGTCCTCGACCACGACCTCGCCCACGCCCGACACGAGCATCAGCACCTGGCAGCGCCCGTCGAAGCTCAGCGGGATCTCGTCGCCCCCGTGTGGCCGCGCCTCGTCGATCGAGAACGCGTCGAGCGCGCACAGCCGTCCCGCATCGTCGCCGCTCGCCAGCCGCCGGGTCGCCGGCGGCGGCCCGCCGAGGATGCACTCGACGGCCTGTTCCAGGTGCAGCTCGCGCCCCTGCCGCCCGTACTCGCGCGCCCAGTCGTACACGCGGAACGTCGTGTCGCTGGGCGTCTGTACCTCGGCCACCAGCGTGCCCGCGCCGAGCGCATGGATCGTGCCCGTCGGCAGCGTGTGCAGGTCGCCCACCCGCGACGGTGCGCTGTGCAGCATCGCCGGCACGTCGCCGCCCTCGCGCGCTGCGGCGCCGACGTCGGCCGCCGTCACGCCGGGTGCGAGGCCTTTCAGGATGCGGGCGTGCTCTTCGGCCTCGACCACGTACCAGCACTCGGTCTTCACGTGCGCCTCGGCGTGGGCCGCCGCATAGGCCGGGCTCGGGTGCACCTGGATCGACAGGTTCTCGCGCGCATCAAGGTACTTGACCAGGAGCGGAAAACGACCGTCGAGCGACCCGACCGGGCCGAGCAGGTCAGCGCCCCAGAACTCGACTGCATCTCGGATGCTGCGGCCCGCGAGCGCGCCGCGTGCGATGATCGACGACACGCCCGAGCCACCCGCGCCAGACGCACTCGTCGCGTCGAGGTCGGCAAGCTCCCAGCTCTCACCAACGCTGGCGCCGTCGGGCAGGTCCTTGCCCAGCGTGGCCAGACGCCGACCGCCCCAGACCTTTTCGAAGAGCCTGGGCTCGAGCACGAACGGCAGTGGTTCTTGGATGGCGTCAGCCACGGACGCTGTCAGCCGCCGGGGTTGGCGTTGGGGTCAGCCACGGCGTCGATCGCCATGCCCGAGATCGTCGCCTCGAACGCGAGACGATTCTCGACCACGCCCTGGACGTTCGCCGTGAAGCGACGCCGCCCGAACTTGATCTCTTGGCCGAGCAAAATGAGTTCGTCACCAGGCGCGACCATCGAGCGGAACGCCGCGTTCTCGATCCGCAGGAATGCGGCGAGGTACGGGTCCTTGTGGCGCGCGAGGAACATGAAGCACGCGAGTTGCGCGCCGGCCTCGATCTGCAGCACGCCGGGGAACATGGGCTTGCCCGGGAAGTGCCCGGCCACCCAGAACTCGTCGTCGCTAACCGATCGGGCGGCCACCGCCTTGGTGTAGCCCTCGTTGTGCCACACCAGGCGGTCGATCAGCCGCATCTGCCCTCGATGGGGCAGGATGCGCTCCACGCCGGCCGTGTCGAGCACGTACGAGCCCAGGTCGATCCCGCCGAGCGGGAACAACAGTCCCTTGGCGCTCGCGGGAGCGCCGGCGGGGTCGGTCGCGGGCGTGTCACTCGAAACGGTCGGCATCGTGGGTATTCAGTCCTGCTTACGCAGCTCCAGGACCTCCTTGCGGAGCTCCTGGGCCAGATTCTTGATGTCCTGCATGGCCGTGCGGACGCGGGTGCCCGCGGCCTTGTTGCCCGCCTTGACCTTGTCCATGTCCTCGGCGATGGAGTCGAGAATCTGCTTCATTTGCTCGTATTGCTGCATC contains:
- a CDS encoding 3-hydroxyacyl-ACP dehydratase FabZ family protein, with the translated sequence MPTVSSDTPATDPAGAPASAKGLLFPLGGIDLGSYVLDTAGVERILPHRGQMRLIDRLVWHNEGYTKAVAARSVSDDEFWVAGHFPGKPMFPGVLQIEAGAQLACFMFLARHKDPYLAAFLRIENAAFRSMVAPGDELILLGQEIKFGRRRFTANVQGVVENRLAFEATISGMAIDAVADPNANPGG
- a CDS encoding GGDEF domain-containing protein; amino-acid sequence: MASDGATQSGATTNGPRQAQGPARIVLVGRTGLDGVLAAPASTEMVRVRSGMDALGEVSAWSRQTREHGGEQVVVLGEAIDADPTLLRARKLVDALRRLDPGVRVLAVGRPLESDQASRDDAFDGWLDIDDPVFSSRVLLHGRRAARSTPTPTPTPKRPVEVSAPPKPTAPPPPADDRRLVEMLLAGESIEAAAVDLASRRAGAPLSLRDASEATDDASCARIPGVADRVLVGPRAAHERLADAAEWLGGWLRLEARHRALENEANTDPLTGAWNRRHFERALTDAIDAAGEARRDLSVLVFDIDDFKRFNDEHGHEAGDEILREVVNLLQSVIRPTDKVCRIGGDEFAVIFDDPAGKREPTSRHPRSVVGLAKRFQKQVAAKRFPKLGDDAPGRLTISGGLATFPWDGLDVASLVRAADQRALEGKHQGKNAIELGPASDAEG
- a CDS encoding UDP-N-acetylglucosamine--N-acetylmuramyl-(pentapeptide) pyrophosphoryl-undecaprenol N-acetylglucosamine transferase, giving the protein MSRKAHIGIAFLGGGSGGHIYPSLAVADAIAGLVPDARAVFLTGDRPADEQALANELAFDEPARRIALHARPPSARPIAMLRCVRAWGQAVRDAREALRDLKDASERVVAMSTGGYVSAPAAMAARAERVPLVLVSLDARIGKANRFVGRLAAHTLVGQDHAPSGWRAVGTIIGTRAIAPGPKADCRRVLGLEADQPTLLVMGGSQGATSINALVQALCTREAESLRAWQAIHLAGSQSAASDLQAAYDDAGVAARVLERLSPMGPAWGAADLALCRGGAGSVAEAHANAVPAVFLPYPYHRDQHQAANAQPLVDAGGAVVLEDRISPEANFTAVAPTLLDLMASADKRQAMADALRRAPRQDGAAECARIVVDAAVPC
- a CDS encoding class I mannose-6-phosphate isomerase, whose amino-acid sequence is MADAIQEPLPFVLEPRLFEKVWGGRRLATLGKDLPDGASVGESWELADLDATSASGAGGSGVSSIIARGALAGRSIRDAVEFWGADLLGPVGSLDGRFPLLVKYLDARENLSIQVHPSPAYAAAHAEAHVKTECWYVVEAEEHARILKGLAPGVTAADVGAAAREGGDVPAMLHSAPSRVGDLHTLPTGTIHALGAGTLVAEVQTPSDTTFRVYDWAREYGRQGRELHLEQAVECILGGPPPATRRLASGDDAGRLCALDAFSIDEARPHGGDEIPLSFDGRCQVLMLVSGVGEVVVEDDDDAALPVHAGHTIVVPAACADRVSFVCDPAAPLGGTRLLRIGVGKA